gttacAATATGGGCAGGAGTGTCTCACAAGTTTAACCTAAATGATTGATCGTCCAAATTAACCCGAGCTACTGTCCACGCCTCTGTGTGCGGCATTTCATTTAGCTACAGCTGTTACACACACGAAACTCCGAGGCCTGTGAGTGCACAAGCCCATGTCCCAGTTAACGAAGAACATCTCCCGCACCACGGAAAATCCCAAATCCCCTCGGCCCAaattttatcaattaaaaaaagtcaacatcGCACCCCCACCAAGGCCACTGTTCCATTTAGctaaataaaaaagttgaaaagCCCTTGGCCTAAATTTTCAATGCTCTGACAGCCATGAAGACTTTTGTAGCTATTACTTTAATTTCCAAGGACCTCTGGCTCCTTCCAGggagccccccccctccccccaggCACAAGGATGATTAGTTTAATTTCATCATACATTCACTTAAAGATAACACTGCAAGAAAGAGTGCAAAATAACGATTCTCGGAGGTTTTAGCTCTCCACGCATGAGCGGCGGACGGATGGAGATTCCGTTGGACCAAACCTGGGCGGGCACCCACACTAGCGGCATTGCCCGCTCTCCGCGGCTAGGGGGCGGTGTGGGTTTACTGCTGAGCCACGGTCTGCTCCCGTGTTGTCTTGGTCAGTCTCGTTACCGCAGGGGGCGGAGGCGGAAGAATGGGGCCGCGAAGGGACGGGGAGAGGCCGCCTGGCCCGAACCCAGCCCGCTGCTGAATGTCACCGTGAAATGTCAGGATCCCGTTTCAGAGGTATTCGGGAAAATAAAAAGGCTATGTCCCCGGTTACGTGATGAATTAAATAGATACGTTTTTGCATGTGCGGACTCTTAAGACATCCACAACTTGTGTTAAAACCCTTGAGGTCGTAGTATATTATGTGATATGTccaattgaaaaagaaaaatgagggAAGACATTGACCGTTATTACGCTGTCATGTCATCCGGGCACGTGGTTCGCTGTCGGCACCGGCTCCCCAGTGCTGAAGGCTCGTTTGTGTACATCAGTCTAGtattttccccctgtttcctcGTCTTTCCCAGGCGCTGCAACGAATTAGGAATACCGACCAGCGTTGTCACTGCACGCACGCCGATGCAAAGCTCAACATGGGCCAGGTGTTCTCGTCGGAGGGCGCGCGTCCTCACGTGAGGGATGAAGTCGGTTCCGTCCTCTACGAGGCCATGTTGGAAGGCGGCGCCGTACCTGACCTGGGAGTCGTCCACCCTCTCCTCCTGGCCAGTCACGATGAGTGTTTTGACCCGCGGTCCCGCCTCCAGGAACAACTGCAGCAGGTTAAcgagatttaaaaagaaagcatggcggtgtgtgtgtaagtggtggtggtggtggtgatgatgatgatgatgatgatgatgatgatgatgatgatgatgatgatgctgatgagaaaaaaaaaggagacaggagagagagaggagtgagaaACCACAGGTGACCAAAGTAAGCGTGGCGTGAGGGTCAACAGCCTAGAGATTTCACCCCTGAATCCAGATGTTGTGgccttgaggaaaaaaagaaagagagagagaaagcaaaatgaagCAGGACTCAGTGTGGTGGTGTGGTCCTGGGTTGCTTGGGGAGGAGAGAGTTATGACGACTCACGGACCAGCACCACAAAACGATGCCATTCtcactcctttttaaaaagaaagcatggcggtgtgtgtgtaagtggtggtggtggtggtggtggtgatgatgatgatgatgatgatgatgatgctgctcatgagcaaaaaaaaaaaaatactgaggagACAACGAGGAGAGTGAGTACGAGAAACCACAGGTGACCCGAAAGTAGCGTGAGAGGGTCAACAGCTGGTAGATTTCACCTGTGAATCCAGATGTTGTGGCCTTGAGGCGgttaagaaagagagagcgattGTGCAAAATGAAGCACGGTTCAGTGTAAGCAGTGTGGTCCTGGTGCTTGCGGACTGTGAGGAGGTTACGACTCCATACGAGGACCAGCACCACAAAACGATGCCATTCtcactcctttttaaaaagaagggagGGCGGTCTACTCTGCTGACGTTTTTATTTTGAGACTGACGGTAAGAGACAGTATGCTGGCGTTCTGCTACCATTTAAACGTGCCGTGAACCTTGCTGTCTATTTCTCCTCGCCCAGCTGCAGGGCAGCATTGGGAACCGGGCGCCCACCTACCTGAAGGATCTGATCGGCCGACTGGCGACCTTCGCGGATGAGCCGCGCCTGGCCGGCCTGGTGGGATCGGTGGTTACTATGGTGATGGACATGGCCTATACCTCGTCAAAGCAGTCAGCGGGGGCGAAAGGGAAGTCAGCGGGATCATCGTCATGCCAAGTAAAACCCCCGATAGAAAATAATGAAGGGAATTTGCCAAAGGATAAGAGTTCTtgctgaaattttaaaatggagTAAATGCCTTTTATACACTGTATTTACTGATAGATTTTAGCCAGCTATGTTCACAAGCCTGCTAATGAATAGTGTTAAATCGTGATTTCTAGTGtagaaggaaaaaagtaaaaaaaagctACAGAAACTGATGAAGTGATGAATccacaaattcaaaaatcaacagcaaaaaaaaaaaaattactaccCTACAATTTCCATGCTTGAATGTCTGCCTCCAGCAGAGAGTCTGGGAGCTCcaggaggtgatggaggagtACCTGAAACGCTGTAGAATCAACCTGAGTGACAAAAACAGGCTGATCCAGGACTCCGTCCGACTCGAGGCCCAGCTCAGCCTCACCCTCACTCAGCTGAAGACCTGTATGCTGGGGGGAGACTGCGATTCCAGGTGAGTGAGTACAGCAGAGTAGAGGGTGGCATCATAACACAGAGCAGAGTACAGGGGAGCGGAAGAAAGTAAAGAACGATACAGAGTAGGGGACAGCGCAGTAGCTGCTGAGCAGATTAACGTGCCGTAGAGCAGAGTACGGGGCAGACATGGAAGCAGAGAAGAGCACAAAGTAGCTGCATGGAGGCTAGAAGAGTTCTGTTTAGTCGGATTTAGTGGGACACTGTGCAGATCAATCAATGAGCAGTGGTCGTGAGGAGTGTGTTTTGTTCCTACGCTGTCTGTT
This region of Xiphias gladius isolate SHS-SW01 ecotype Sanya breed wild chromosome 11, ASM1685928v1, whole genome shotgun sequence genomic DNA includes:
- the LOC120796668 gene encoding uncharacterized protein LOC120796668 yields the protein MSGGRMEIPLDQTWAGTHTSGIARSPRLGGGVGLLLSHGLLPCCLGQSRYRRGRRRKNGAAKGRGEAAWPEPSPLLNVTVKCQDPVSEALQRIRNTDQRCHCTHADAKLNMGQVFSSEGARPHVRDEVGSVLYEAMLEGGAVPDLGVVHPLLLASHDECFDPRSRLQEQLQQLQGSIGNRAPTYLKDLIGRLATFADEPRLAGLVGSVVTMVMDMAYTSSKQSAGAKGKSAGSSSCQQRVWELQEVMEEYLKRCRINLSDKNRLIQDSVRLEAQLSLTLTQLKTCMLGGDCDSRSLRHWASGAAFHTQMLAHLAVLEGEVEPLAARAALEQYKEDLAQIIPAYRRYKSNTVCVVKCRGGLPASHDPLPEQGSMTGLTVTDRETGKSVTLSLSTLESETGRRRKDAGPDNTLVSSSINLDLITSDQYAQAYLGHLFSYKGPVAKLENYFTEAGDNLRTLRPNLGCTNKTGVSKGIEPSDGVHRSDRAEGESVEQRVDKGKGDKQDKMERRRRQEETEECSHRDERMKLSIVETQPEESLDHSLPSAPSTQKE